In the Nothobranchius furzeri strain GRZ-AD chromosome 15, NfurGRZ-RIMD1, whole genome shotgun sequence genome, one interval contains:
- the LOC139061525 gene encoding uncharacterized protein: MEQTVRFRILIDDQIKKVTLSSGVPSTVAELVAAVKENLSIPTDISLQYKDEDFGDFFTVTSTNELKDKDTLKVVYAPICLDLTVADQESNCDVSVMSSFDSDSASGSLDSQDTVILSQSTFERQNPWPAVFPIPTFSHNTELALKQGNETYLKEGTPMTSPGFRSDILERLAEAMFSYTAYPDDAQRSAVAQALVEKHPCLKEPGSFNGIYGWQQSLKYKCGNYRTKRRALGSPELLINSLSQKPGDEQEVAKNIKKAKRAELNYLPPHPPGETDDTLENMRLEIITASKRKDCGKDINYLMTRTYSLRRKEVVSQSPRVTNFMERWPALFDTFQINAEFQRCTAVPLQSTFMSQLDKCTPKLLDLFSAKGGAVGQRIKNLLMELIQDTNVSTVQKRDVTLRCLIEYMGESGQELISDYYGSPETSVHEDLKLRSMMIYICHDPDAVGIIIEGVPVLTNLGSLAKACSMLLGLTYALNLQYPTKLVKTFEVFQRLFVGLDTLRPKPSSRYMTLKNKLLT; the protein is encoded by the exons ATGGAGCAAACTGTAAGATTCCGCATCCTAATTGATgatcaaataaaaaaagttacACTCAGCAGTGGGGTACCCTCAACTGTGGCTGAGTTGGTTGCAGCAGTCAAGGAAAATCTGTCCATCCCCACAGATATAAGTCTTCAGTACAAAGATGAAGATTTTGGTGACTTCTTCACCGTAACATCTACAAATGAACTGAAAGATAAAGACACACTTAAAGTTGTATATGCACCTATATGCTTAGATTTGACAGTTGCTGACCAAGAAAGCAACTGTGATGTATCTGTGATGTCCTCCTTTGACAGTGACAGTGCTAGTGGCTCACTGGATTCCCAAGATACTGTCATTTTGAGTCAGTCCACCTTTGAAAGGCAGAACCCCTGGCCTGCTGTGTTTCCCATTCCAACTTTTTCACACAACACTGAGCTTGCTTTGAAACAAGGCAATGAGACATATTTAAAAGAGGGCACCCCGATGACATCACCTGGTTTCAGATCTGACATCCTTGAGCGTCTGGCAGAAGCAATGTTTTCTTATACTGCTTACCCTGATGATGCCCAAAGAAGTGCTGTAGCACAGGCACTAGTTGAGAAGCATCCCTGCTTGAAGGAACCAGGGTCTTTTAATGGAATTTATGGATGGCAGCAAAGCCTGAAATACAAATGTGGAAACTACCGCACAAAACGTAGAGCACTGGGAAGTCCTGAACTCTTGATCAACTCATTGTCACAAAAGCCTGGTGATGAGCAAGAAGTTGCTAAAAACATCAAGAAAGCAAAGAGGGCAGAACTTAATTACCTTCCTCCACATCCACCTGGTGAAACAGACGACACTCTTGAGAATATGAGGCTTGAAATAATAACTGCCAGCAAGAGAAAAGACTGTGGCAAAGACATAAACTACCTGATGACCAGGACATACAGCTTGAGAAGAAAAGAAGTGGTTTCTCAGTCCCCAAGGGTGACAAACTTTATGGAAAGATGGCCCGCTCTCTTCGATACATTTCAG ATAAATGCAGAGTTCCAAAGGTGCACTGCTGTTCCTCTACAGTCTACATTCATGTCTCAGCTGGATAAATGTACTCCAAAGCTCCTGGATTTGTTCAGTGCCAAGGGAGGAGCAGTTGGTCAGCGCATCAAGAACTTATTGATGGAACTGATACAG GACACAAATGTCTCCACTGTGCAGAAGAGAGACGTAACTCTGAGATGCCTCATTGAGTACATGGGAGAGAGTGGACAGGAGCTCATCTCGGACTACTAT GGAAGCCCAGAGACCAGCGTGCACGAGGACCTAAAACTGCGCAGCATGATGATCTACATTTGCCATGATCCAGATGCTGTAGGAATAATCATCGAGGGAGTGCCGGTGCTCACTAATCTTGGCAGTCTAGCCAAAGCATGCAGCATGCTTCTCGGTCTGACATACGCCCTGAACCTCCAATATCCTACCAAACTTGTCAAAACGTTTGAAGTTTTTCAGAGACTTTTTGTGGGTCTTGATACACTCCGCCCAAAACCAAGCTCCAGGTACATGACTCTGAAAAACAAACTTCTTACCTAG